One genomic segment of Desulfocapsa sulfexigens DSM 10523 includes these proteins:
- a CDS encoding NifB/NifX family molybdenum-iron cluster-binding protein, with translation MRIAIPTNNPGGMEASRSDHFGHCDVFTLVEVDDNKKITSVEMLPVPDHGAGGCMVPVNFLRDAGVQAIVVGGIGARPMQGFAEVGIDVYWADRNSIPDAAAVMEKFSAGQLPKMNADQACGGGSACHH, from the coding sequence ATGCGTATAGCAATACCAACGAATAATCCAGGAGGTATGGAAGCCTCCCGTTCCGACCATTTTGGACATTGTGATGTCTTTACCCTGGTGGAAGTGGATGATAATAAAAAAATTACTTCAGTGGAAATGCTACCCGTGCCGGATCATGGCGCGGGTGGCTGTATGGTTCCTGTTAATTTCCTGAGAGATGCAGGTGTGCAGGCGATCGTTGTGGGTGGAATTGGCGCCAGGCCCATGCAGGGATTTGCTGAAGTCGGGATTGATGTATACTGGGCAGATCGTAATTCCATTCCAGATGCGGCTGCCGTTATGGAGAAATTCTCCGCAGGACAACTTCCCAAGATGAACGCTGATCAGGCCTGTGGCGGCGGAAGTGCCTGTCATCACTAA
- a CDS encoding ribonuclease catalytic domain-containing protein, with amino-acid sequence MATTGKLIEYLDGGKFFCAYVIDAQAKRLRLINQNGREMNLPASRIVHCSKKNHTIELPREELTRQLQETATLRTQLMEKINLEEIWELISEEPSDTFSPDFLAELSFGQDADDDIVSAFLRTIFIDRLYFKYKEGKVVAHSPEQTEQLLRQRDKEEKLQTLISMGADFLQQVHNSSRKNLVIDENGKECFAIIRDFYLSGAESKHADIARKILKAAGFNRPHDPFHLLVKAGIWDANENIPLLRNDLPVVFPLLGIQQAEMLLQQGVDKLFQDPARKDFTDLKPITIDGSTTLDFDDALTVEAQDNGNVLVGVHISDVAHYVRPEDPLFLEAMQRGTSIYFPEGQIPMLPRHLSQGICSLIQGEFRAAMSFMILLSDEAEVLRIRIYPSIIKVARRLTYDEADTMIKTDPELAILNDLRIKLRNRRLDAGALLLPFPDVNIHVHDGSKVQVSLADTDTPSRTLVSEMMILANTQAARYVADRMAPGLFRAQKPPRRRVVSGLDNDLFLNSMQRKMLSRGELLINAQPHSGLGVTQYTTITSPIRRLLDLVMQHQLHSLIRRQDIRFTEEMCKDFTSVIGRTLARANSVRQQRHRYWLLKYLETKREHPLTALTLESGPKRTSLLLTDILLNFDMPTPAINRPEPGQRVQVKVLRVDALDNTLNFEWC; translated from the coding sequence GTGGCAACAACAGGAAAACTCATAGAATATCTAGATGGAGGTAAGTTTTTCTGTGCCTATGTCATTGATGCTCAAGCTAAACGCCTAAGACTCATAAACCAGAATGGCAGAGAAATGAACCTACCTGCCTCCCGTATAGTTCACTGTTCAAAGAAAAATCACACAATTGAACTTCCCCGAGAAGAATTAACCAGACAGCTCCAGGAAACAGCCACGCTCCGGACACAACTCATGGAGAAGATCAATCTTGAGGAAATATGGGAACTTATTTCTGAAGAGCCCTCGGATACATTTTCGCCGGATTTTCTTGCTGAACTGAGTTTTGGTCAGGACGCTGATGACGATATTGTTTCTGCCTTTCTACGCACAATATTTATTGACAGGTTATATTTTAAATATAAAGAAGGCAAGGTCGTTGCCCATAGTCCAGAGCAAACAGAGCAACTGCTAAGGCAGCGTGACAAAGAGGAAAAACTTCAAACTCTTATCAGCATGGGTGCAGATTTTCTCCAACAGGTTCATAACAGTTCCCGGAAAAATCTCGTTATCGATGAAAATGGCAAAGAATGTTTTGCAATCATCCGTGATTTCTATCTTTCGGGCGCTGAATCCAAACATGCCGATATTGCCAGGAAAATCCTCAAAGCTGCCGGTTTCAACAGACCACACGACCCCTTTCATCTTCTGGTGAAAGCCGGAATCTGGGACGCCAACGAAAACATCCCTCTGCTTCGCAATGATCTACCGGTGGTATTTCCATTGCTTGGTATCCAGCAGGCTGAAATGCTGCTCCAGCAGGGAGTCGACAAACTTTTCCAGGATCCGGCACGAAAGGATTTCACCGACCTGAAACCCATCACCATAGATGGTTCCACCACACTGGATTTTGACGATGCCCTCACTGTTGAGGCACAGGATAATGGCAACGTCCTGGTTGGGGTGCACATCTCGGATGTTGCCCATTATGTACGCCCCGAAGATCCTCTCTTCCTGGAAGCAATGCAGCGCGGAACATCCATTTATTTCCCGGAGGGTCAGATTCCCATGCTTCCCCGCCATCTTTCCCAGGGAATTTGTAGTTTGATTCAAGGAGAGTTTCGGGCAGCAATGAGTTTTATGATCCTTCTCTCCGATGAAGCTGAAGTCCTCAGGATTCGGATCTACCCATCTATTATAAAAGTGGCAAGGCGCCTTACCTACGACGAAGCTGACACCATGATCAAAACCGATCCTGAGCTTGCCATACTCAACGACCTTCGCATTAAGTTGCGAAACAGGCGCCTCGATGCAGGGGCCCTGCTTCTCCCCTTTCCCGATGTGAATATTCATGTCCATGATGGCTCAAAAGTTCAGGTCAGCCTTGCCGACACTGACACTCCATCACGAACACTGGTATCTGAGATGATGATTCTTGCCAACACCCAGGCGGCCAGATATGTCGCCGACAGGATGGCGCCCGGATTATTCAGAGCTCAGAAACCACCACGAAGACGGGTTGTTTCAGGATTGGACAACGACCTTTTTCTCAATTCAATGCAACGAAAGATGTTGTCACGTGGCGAACTGCTGATCAATGCTCAGCCCCATAGCGGCCTGGGAGTCACTCAGTACACGACGATCACCTCCCCGATACGCAGACTTCTTGATCTGGTAATGCAGCACCAGCTCCACTCTTTGATACGACGTCAAGACATCCGCTTTACCGAGGAAATGTGCAAGGACTTCACCTCAGTCATTGGCCGAACGCTCGCCCGTGCCAATAGTGTACGGCAACAACGTCACCGCTACTGGTTACTGAAATACCTTGAGACAAAAAGAGAGCATCCCCTTACAGCCCTGACCCTTGAATCCGGGCCCAAACGAACATCCCTTCTACTCACGGATATTCTTCTGAACTTTGACATGCCAACTCCTGCCATCAATCGGCCCGAGCCTGGTCAACGGGTGCAGGTGAAAGTGCTTCGGGTTGACGCACTGGACAATACCCTCAACTTTGAATGGTGTTAG
- a CDS encoding DUF4390 domain-containing protein yields the protein MLLTLFTGIGVQAESTPKAQFKDITITTSKTHLLLFGTITNSHRTELEQALHSGIPMQFTFFIELLRIRENWPDEELVSMEFNHTLKYDTLKEEYQLEQGEQKNRKFTYKSLDEAMRAMNDINGLRVIRLSKLSPDNSYELRIKAELFKKTLPMNLHYLIPFISMWDLETDWFTIEFTY from the coding sequence TTGTTACTTACATTATTCACAGGGATCGGCGTCCAAGCTGAATCCACTCCAAAGGCACAGTTCAAAGATATCACAATCACTACCTCCAAAACACATCTGCTCCTCTTTGGTACAATAACAAACAGTCATCGAACCGAACTTGAACAGGCTCTTCACAGCGGGATTCCCATGCAGTTTACATTTTTTATCGAACTGCTTCGTATCAGAGAGAACTGGCCCGACGAAGAGCTTGTATCAATGGAGTTTAACCATACCCTTAAGTACGATACCCTCAAAGAAGAATATCAACTGGAACAGGGAGAGCAGAAGAACAGAAAATTCACCTACAAAAGCCTTGATGAGGCTATGCGGGCAATGAACGATATAAACGGACTCAGAGTTATCCGGCTCTCAAAGCTTTCCCCTGACAATTCCTATGAATTACGTATCAAGGCTGAGTTATTCAAAAAAACGCTTCCGATGAATCTTCACTACCTGATTCCCTTTATTTCCATGTGGGACCTGGAAACAGACTGGTTTACTATCGAGTTCACCTACTAA
- a CDS encoding peptide chain release factor 3, translating to MSKQQEQEIAKRRTFGIISHPDAGKTTLTEKLLLYGGAINMAGAVKSRKADRHATSDWMAIEQERGISVTTSVMKFTYGNYEVNLLDTPGHQDFSEDTYRVLTAVDSAIMVIDSAKGVEAQTEKLMEVCRMRNTPLITFINKLDREGMEPLDILADIENKLQIECTPMSWPIGMGKTFKGVYNIYKKQIHLFTAGQGNRDQNGITIESLDDPRLDEIIGSHDAQNLRDDIELLEGAANPFEYDHYLSASQTPVFFGSAVNNFGVQELLNAFVEMAPPPNVRAAASRDVSPFEEDFSGFVFKIQANMDPAHRDRIAFFRICSGKFVRGMKVKHHRLGKDITLSNATIFMAQDRANVEEAWPGDIIGLHNHGTIKIGDTFTQKELLKFTGIPNFAPEHFRRIILKNPLKMKQLQKGLQQLAEEGAIQVFRPQIGASYIMGAVGVLQFEVTVARLKNEYGVEALYEPIDFQAARWVECADKKKLAEFEQKNQGALATDAEGFLTYLAQNEWMLNFFMEKWPEVKFHKTRENV from the coding sequence ATGAGCAAACAGCAGGAACAGGAAATAGCAAAAAGGCGCACCTTTGGCATTATCAGCCATCCGGATGCGGGAAAAACTACCCTCACAGAAAAACTCCTTCTCTATGGTGGTGCCATCAACATGGCGGGCGCTGTGAAATCCAGAAAAGCTGACCGTCATGCCACCAGCGACTGGATGGCCATTGAACAGGAACGAGGCATCTCCGTTACCACATCGGTGATGAAATTCACCTATGGCAACTACGAAGTAAATCTCCTTGACACCCCGGGCCACCAGGATTTCTCGGAAGATACCTATCGGGTTCTCACCGCAGTTGATTCTGCAATCATGGTAATTGATTCAGCCAAGGGCGTTGAAGCCCAGACGGAAAAGTTAATGGAGGTTTGCCGAATGCGCAACACACCCCTTATCACTTTTATCAACAAACTCGACAGAGAAGGAATGGAGCCTCTCGATATTCTGGCAGACATCGAAAATAAACTTCAGATTGAGTGTACGCCTATGTCCTGGCCCATTGGTATGGGCAAGACATTCAAAGGAGTATATAATATATACAAAAAACAGATCCATCTTTTTACTGCCGGCCAGGGAAACAGAGACCAGAATGGTATCACCATAGAATCACTGGATGATCCACGGCTTGACGAAATAATCGGCAGCCACGATGCTCAAAATCTCCGTGATGATATTGAACTTCTTGAAGGTGCTGCTAATCCGTTTGAATACGACCATTATCTGAGTGCCAGCCAGACCCCTGTTTTTTTTGGCTCTGCGGTTAACAACTTCGGCGTTCAGGAACTCCTCAATGCCTTTGTTGAGATGGCACCGCCCCCCAATGTACGGGCGGCTGCAAGCAGAGATGTATCACCCTTTGAAGAGGATTTTTCCGGCTTTGTTTTTAAGATCCAGGCAAATATGGATCCTGCCCACCGTGACCGTATCGCATTTTTCAGAATCTGCTCCGGGAAATTTGTCCGGGGAATGAAGGTCAAGCATCATCGACTTGGCAAAGACATCACCCTTTCCAACGCGACTATATTTATGGCACAGGACAGGGCCAATGTGGAAGAGGCGTGGCCTGGAGATATCATCGGACTCCACAATCACGGAACAATCAAGATCGGCGACACATTTACCCAGAAAGAACTCCTGAAATTTACCGGTATCCCGAACTTTGCTCCGGAGCATTTCCGCCGCATTATTCTCAAGAACCCGCTGAAGATGAAACAGCTTCAGAAGGGACTGCAACAGCTTGCCGAAGAGGGTGCCATCCAGGTTTTCCGCCCCCAGATAGGTGCCTCATATATCATGGGTGCAGTGGGTGTTCTTCAGTTTGAGGTTACTGTTGCCAGGCTGAAGAATGAGTATGGCGTGGAGGCGCTCTACGAACCCATTGACTTCCAGGCTGCCCGCTGGGTTGAATGTGCAGACAAGAAAAAACTGGCTGAATTTGAACAGAAGAACCAGGGAGCCCTAGCCACAGATGCGGAAGGATTCCTCACCTATCTGGCACAAAACGAATGGATGCTCAACTTCTTTATGGAAAAATGGCCCGAAGTGAAATTCCATAAGACCAGGGAAAATGTGTAA
- a CDS encoding DUF302 domain-containing protein, whose protein sequence is MNRNEDLYCVESEKSVAQFVADFAEVVKKNDFVVNNYDTMNMKETFRAHGGTVPDEFDLHMMQVCKPTKADGSLTMNPERAIFMPKFVMVFSKDGKTQVRYLSYSADDIAAFVLDDPKFSESVGQTFVKIRSMIDEVK, encoded by the coding sequence ATGAACCGTAATGAAGATCTGTATTGTGTGGAAAGTGAGAAAAGTGTGGCTCAGTTTGTGGCAGATTTCGCCGAGGTAGTTAAAAAAAATGATTTTGTTGTCAATAATTACGATACCATGAACATGAAAGAAACATTTCGGGCGCATGGGGGAACGGTACCCGATGAATTTGATCTCCATATGATGCAGGTTTGCAAGCCAACAAAGGCTGACGGCAGTCTCACTATGAATCCTGAGCGAGCGATATTTATGCCTAAATTCGTAATGGTTTTTTCGAAAGATGGAAAGACTCAGGTGCGTTACTTAAGTTATTCTGCAGATGATATTGCTGCCTTTGTACTTGACGATCCAAAATTCTCCGAATCTGTAGGACAGACTTTCGTCAAAATTCGTTCCATGATTGATGAGGTTAAATAG
- the era gene encoding GTPase Era, with protein MVAIVGPPNAGKSTLMNYLLGQKISIVSHKPQTTRNRILGVVNDDKYQIVLLDTPGLHKARQPLNREMVRIAMESLNEVDVIVYMIDVSLPLPEKVEQEKNKEMMEQMEGVAAPVILVLNKVDLLEKERLLPMMKRYSELFPFHGVLPLSALTGEGTEVVVEELLKLLPLGPRYFPEDVPTDASERFLAAEIVREKVFILTGQEIPYSTAVTIESFQDDETKKMTTIHATIVLERNSQKGIVIGKGGKKLKSIGTAARKDIEKMLGQKVLLKLWVKVRKDWSKDERFLKELGF; from the coding sequence ATGGTTGCAATTGTTGGCCCACCCAATGCTGGCAAGTCAACCCTGATGAATTATCTGCTTGGCCAGAAGATATCTATCGTCAGTCATAAGCCTCAGACGACGAGGAATCGTATCCTTGGCGTGGTAAACGATGATAAATATCAGATTGTTTTACTTGATACTCCTGGCCTTCATAAGGCACGACAGCCTCTGAATCGGGAAATGGTACGAATTGCCATGGAAAGTCTGAATGAGGTTGATGTTATTGTTTATATGATTGATGTCTCTTTGCCACTTCCTGAAAAGGTTGAGCAGGAAAAAAATAAAGAGATGATGGAGCAGATGGAAGGTGTTGCTGCCCCAGTAATTCTGGTATTGAATAAAGTTGATTTGTTGGAAAAAGAACGACTTCTTCCGATGATGAAAAGATACTCTGAACTTTTCCCTTTCCATGGTGTCTTGCCTCTTTCTGCTTTAACTGGCGAGGGAACGGAGGTCGTCGTAGAGGAATTGCTGAAACTTCTGCCCCTTGGTCCCAGGTATTTCCCAGAGGATGTTCCAACGGACGCCAGTGAACGTTTCCTTGCTGCTGAAATTGTAAGAGAAAAGGTTTTTATTCTCACCGGGCAGGAAATCCCCTATTCAACTGCTGTAACCATTGAGTCCTTTCAGGATGACGAAACAAAGAAGATGACCACAATCCATGCCACCATTGTTCTGGAAAGAAATTCCCAGAAAGGTATAGTTATAGGCAAAGGTGGAAAAAAACTCAAAAGTATCGGAACTGCAGCTCGTAAAGATATTGAAAAAATGCTCGGTCAAAAGGTTCTTTTGAAGCTGTGGGTTAAGGTTAGAAAAGACTGGTCTAAAGATGAACGCTTCCTGAAGGAGCTAGGATTCTAA
- a CDS encoding arsenic resistance protein: MMKMLKLLQKNLVYVIPVAMILGVIGGGYLFDAKPLKQFIIPITFIMIYPMMATLNTKTIFKGGDLKLQVVTQIINFIFVPIIVFVIGKIFFAGADEKFGLWAVGLFLIGVLPASGMTISWTGFAKGNKEAATKMLVFGLIIGSLAAPVYTKIFMGATVDVDMLHMFQQICIFVFVPMIAGLLTQNYLVRKHGKKAWMETYKPMFPPFSALGVSMIAFTAMALKAKNILANPGDILTILIPLIIFYLISYILLSLIGKFFFKRGDAIAMVFGVVMRDLSIALAIAMTAFKEQGMTIALLISLAYVIQIQSAAWYIKLVPKIFGPAGKEEE; the protein is encoded by the coding sequence ATGATGAAAATGCTGAAATTATTACAGAAGAACCTTGTCTACGTGATCCCGGTTGCCATGATACTTGGAGTTATCGGCGGCGGGTATCTTTTTGATGCTAAACCTCTCAAGCAGTTTATTATCCCGATTACTTTCATCATGATCTACCCTATGATGGCTACTCTGAACACAAAAACCATATTTAAGGGTGGGGATTTAAAATTGCAGGTGGTGACTCAGATAATCAATTTTATCTTTGTCCCTATCATTGTGTTTGTCATAGGAAAAATCTTTTTTGCAGGTGCCGATGAGAAATTTGGCTTATGGGCTGTGGGACTGTTTCTTATAGGAGTGCTTCCGGCCTCAGGAATGACAATTTCGTGGACGGGTTTTGCTAAAGGAAACAAGGAAGCAGCCACTAAGATGCTGGTGTTTGGTCTTATTATCGGCTCTCTAGCTGCCCCGGTGTATACGAAAATTTTTATGGGTGCTACGGTGGATGTGGATATGCTGCATATGTTCCAGCAGATCTGTATCTTTGTCTTTGTTCCCATGATTGCCGGTCTGCTTACCCAGAATTATCTGGTTAGAAAACACGGGAAGAAGGCCTGGATGGAGACTTACAAGCCGATGTTTCCACCCTTTTCTGCCCTGGGTGTTTCCATGATTGCCTTCACAGCAATGGCATTGAAGGCAAAAAATATATTAGCTAATCCAGGCGATATACTGACTATTCTTATTCCACTGATTATCTTTTATCTTATTTCTTATATTTTACTGTCACTTATTGGAAAATTCTTTTTCAAAAGAGGTGATGCGATTGCCATGGTTTTTGGTGTGGTTATGAGAGATTTGTCAATTGCTCTGGCAATTGCCATGACTGCATTCAAGGAGCAGGGGATGACCATTGCTCTTCTGATATCACTGGCGTATGTTATACAGATTCAATCAGCAGCATGGTATATCAAACTGGTTCCAAAGATATTTGGCCCGGCAGGAAAGGAAGAAGAGTAG
- a CDS encoding tetratricopeptide repeat protein, whose amino-acid sequence MKIKVWSVFLAIVLCLTVAGSGYAADCNAIKKALKQEHDVKKKRKILGDAIAQCPNDPDINYKYALSLERFRKYEKALGYYQKAILADPAMAKAYAGMGDVYIYLGLLDEAIDAYKSAVKYMPENERFEGRYSRLSIKRKALRGEVLSVAEFIKVMDHRGKISSNMPLLLTGPALQYRIAFVEGSGTLQPTGIRQLGAVGQAMQNDAIQHVRFEISVHVDQGFSSSEEAFERSKARALMIKDQLVTNFLIDPKRLEIAWYGDAQPLETGAQAGGIIANERVEFKRIVE is encoded by the coding sequence ATGAAAATAAAAGTTTGGTCTGTTTTTTTAGCGATTGTTCTTTGCTTGACAGTAGCTGGTTCCGGTTATGCTGCTGACTGTAATGCAATAAAAAAGGCACTGAAACAAGAGCATGATGTAAAGAAAAAACGAAAGATCCTTGGTGATGCCATTGCTCAGTGTCCCAATGATCCTGATATTAATTATAAATACGCATTAAGTCTGGAGCGGTTCAGAAAGTATGAAAAGGCCTTAGGATACTATCAGAAGGCTATTCTCGCCGATCCTGCAATGGCTAAAGCGTATGCAGGTATGGGGGATGTTTATATTTATCTGGGGTTACTCGATGAAGCCATAGATGCCTATAAAAGTGCTGTGAAATATATGCCTGAAAACGAACGTTTTGAAGGGCGTTATTCTCGTTTGAGTATCAAGCGGAAGGCACTAAGGGGTGAGGTGTTGTCAGTGGCTGAATTTATAAAGGTGATGGACCATCGCGGGAAAATTTCCAGTAATATGCCTCTGTTGCTGACCGGACCTGCCTTACAATACCGTATCGCGTTTGTAGAAGGATCTGGAACGCTGCAACCCACCGGTATCAGACAGCTCGGAGCCGTCGGACAGGCAATGCAGAACGATGCAATTCAGCATGTCCGGTTTGAGATCTCTGTTCATGTAGATCAAGGGTTTTCGTCATCTGAGGAAGCCTTTGAAAGGTCAAAGGCTCGGGCGCTGATGATAAAGGATCAGCTTGTGACTAATTTCCTGATTGACCCAAAACGCTTGGAAATTGCCTGGTATGGCGACGCCCAACCTTTGGAAACCGGAGCTCAGGCAGGTGGTATTATTGCCAATGAAAGAGTAGAATTTAAAAGAATTGTTGAATAA
- the rfbB gene encoding dTDP-glucose 4,6-dehydratase — translation METSRRILVTGGCGFIGANFVRLILEYYPEWRVVNLDKLTYAGNLENLKGIEEGDQYRFVKADICDVQAMEELFAEEQIDSVVHFAAESHVDRSITGPADFIQTNIVGTFSLLEAARKTWLEGKWEANAPRFLHVSTDEVYGSLGDSGMFTEATPFDPRSPYSASKASSDHLVNAYFHTYGLPVVITNCSNNYGPYQFPEKLIPLVFHNSMTGKTLPIYGDGKYVRDWLYVKDHCEAIVEVLVKGKNGQSYNIGGNNEKQNLEVVTLICDTLDKKIGLPESGQPRRNLITFVKDRPGHDRRYAIDASFIKEQLGWEPRVTFEEGVEKTVDWYLDNQEWVSSVIDGSYQKYYEKMYG, via the coding sequence ATGGAAACAAGTCGAAGAATTCTGGTTACTGGTGGTTGCGGATTTATCGGAGCAAATTTTGTTCGTCTCATTTTAGAGTATTATCCAGAATGGCGTGTTGTTAATCTGGATAAGCTTACCTATGCAGGAAATCTTGAAAACCTGAAAGGTATAGAGGAAGGTGACCAGTATCGATTTGTTAAAGCTGATATCTGTGATGTGCAAGCCATGGAAGAGTTGTTTGCAGAAGAGCAGATTGATAGTGTGGTGCATTTTGCAGCGGAATCCCATGTGGATAGATCAATTACAGGCCCTGCTGACTTTATTCAGACCAATATTGTCGGTACTTTTTCTCTTCTTGAAGCCGCACGAAAAACATGGCTTGAAGGCAAGTGGGAGGCTAATGCTCCTCGCTTTCTTCATGTGAGTACCGATGAGGTGTATGGTTCTCTTGGCGATAGTGGTATGTTTACCGAAGCCACACCCTTTGATCCGCGCTCTCCCTATTCAGCATCTAAGGCCTCATCGGATCATCTGGTTAATGCCTATTTTCACACCTATGGCCTCCCGGTAGTGATAACGAACTGTTCAAATAACTACGGCCCCTATCAATTCCCTGAAAAATTGATTCCCCTCGTATTCCACAATTCAATGACTGGAAAAACATTGCCCATATATGGTGATGGGAAGTACGTCCGTGACTGGCTCTATGTGAAAGACCATTGTGAGGCAATAGTGGAAGTGTTGGTTAAGGGAAAGAACGGTCAATCCTATAATATAGGTGGCAATAATGAAAAACAGAACCTTGAAGTGGTAACACTTATCTGTGATACTCTTGATAAGAAAATTGGACTTCCGGAATCCGGGCAACCGCGTCGCAATCTGATTACATTCGTGAAGGACAGGCCTGGTCATGACAGGCGTTATGCCATCGATGCTTCTTTTATCAAGGAGCAGTTAGGTTGGGAACCCAGGGTTACTTTTGAAGAGGGGGTTGAGAAGACCGTGGACTGGTATCTTGACAATCAGGAATGGGTGAGTTCCGTGATTGATGGTTCCTATCAGAAATATTATGAAAAGATGTATGGTTAA
- a CDS encoding DUF134 domain-containing protein produces the protein MSPRPKKLRKCEGNFCGRAFKPTGTPLSKLDKIELFRDEMEALRLCDREGLTQEEAGIKMGVSRGTIQRIITIARRKTAEAISEGRALIFVDEDEGQ, from the coding sequence ATGTCACCAAGACCAAAGAAACTGAGAAAATGCGAAGGAAATTTTTGCGGCCGTGCTTTTAAGCCCACGGGAACACCGTTGTCAAAGCTCGATAAGATTGAACTTTTCCGGGATGAAATGGAAGCTTTGCGACTGTGTGATCGGGAGGGGCTGACTCAGGAAGAAGCCGGTATAAAGATGGGTGTGTCTCGTGGGACTATCCAGCGTATCATCACCATCGCGAGGAGAAAGACGGCTGAAGCAATTTCCGAGGGCAGGGCGTTGATTTTCGTTGATGAGGACGAGGGCCAATAA
- the rfbC gene encoding dTDP-4-dehydrorhamnose 3,5-epimerase, protein MKITATAIPDVLLVEPTVFGDDRGFFYESYNERKWQELTGIQTRFVQDNHSRSSKNVLRGIHYQIQQPQGKLVRVVIGEVFDVAVDLRQSSPTFGQWVGEHLSAENKKSLWVPEGFGHGFLVLSEVAEFLYRTTDFYAPEHERCIAWNDPDIGIDWPLDGDPLLSEKDKNGGSLSTAECYI, encoded by the coding sequence ATGAAGATTACTGCAACTGCAATCCCCGATGTACTTCTGGTGGAACCGACTGTTTTTGGGGATGACAGAGGTTTTTTTTACGAGAGTTATAATGAACGGAAATGGCAGGAACTGACCGGAATACAGACACGGTTTGTCCAGGACAATCATTCCCGATCTTCTAAAAATGTGCTTCGCGGTATTCATTACCAGATACAGCAGCCACAGGGGAAACTGGTTCGAGTTGTTATCGGGGAGGTTTTTGATGTGGCAGTTGATTTGCGGCAGAGTTCTCCAACATTTGGCCAATGGGTAGGGGAACATTTAAGTGCCGAAAATAAGAAGAGTCTATGGGTTCCGGAAGGCTTTGGGCACGGTTTCCTTGTACTTTCCGAGGTTGCTGAGTTTCTGTATCGGACCACTGATTTTTATGCTCCGGAACATGAGCGCTGTATTGCCTGGAATGATCCGGATATCGGGATTGACTGGCCTCTGGATGGAGATCCTCTTCTTTCTGAAAAGGATAAAAATGGAGGGAGTCTCAGTACGGCGGAATGTTATATTTGA